tgtgttatggGCATTTACACACAAATATCTTCTGTCCTTATACAAATAACATTTAGCTCTTCACTTCTAGCTATACTGTCTACGACTCGCACCACTACCCTTAGTTTTGTCactgttcatttttttttgttgcgtattttgagaaatatatCAAACGAGCCACCAAattaaaactcttttaaaattaaaaacagaatcATTTTACCAATAGCTATAGGTCATAAGCTTCATGTTTTTTATTCGTCTAAGCTCACAAGGCAGTGTTTAAATGTTACATTTGTTTTCTTCACATCATAACGTAAGCATATCCTAAATCTGATTGCGATTTTCATATAAACATATTCCAGCCTGATTTCCAATTTTTACTtgcttttaaatatatatatatagatcgTACCGACAGTAACAATATATATTATGTTCTTATTTGATTCTTATTACGTATTTTTTTACTTGAACACAGTTCTTATTGCTCACATAGTCTGACCAGAGGCAAGGTAGAATGGACCTGAATTTCCGGGATTTTGGGGCCAATATAGGAGGATAGATAGACAACCACACGAATGTTCAGTTACTTTTTAGAAGAAAATGGTTCCAggataaaacaagaaaaagttaacactattctaaaaaaacaaaaatatcttgATGCTTAAATTGTGAAAAGAAGTAAAAATTGGAATGCAAACATTTACGCTATTGTTTACATATTGTTACACGCGCAATGTAAAGGAGTTGgttgtttataaataaaccaATGTCCAAGATCACTTCACCTCACACTCGATGACGAATCTCCACATACTGTTATTACCTTGCTTTTTGCCTTACCTAACAATTGAAACCAATAATCACAGAAAatatagaaaatcaataaaaattgcAGACATGTAACTTGATGCTGGCTACTATATGAAACCTTATGCATTGTTCTTGCTGTCAAATGTTAGAACATAGCAGGTGAACTAACCATGAATCTTGTTTGAAAAACAATTTAGTTGACACAGATAGAAGTACTATGTTTATAAACAACCAAAGTGGACCATTAAGATAGTAGCGGCTTACTCATTTCCGTTTATTAAGCAGTAAAATGTAAGATGCTTGTGGTATTGACAAAagattaataaataaaacaaaagttttagtTATTAATAGATTTTTTTAAGACCAGCACGTAATACAACTTATGTGAAGAGTTTACCATCTTAGTAGAAGGTGTGACGATTGAAGTATTTAGACACGTGTTTTCTTCTCAATGACGCCAAAATGGATGAAAGTTGAGAAATAATAGAAGGCGATTTAATGGTCTCAATAGGTTAATCCTAAAACTAAGAATTGCGAAAACAAGATAGAATGTATTTTTAACAtacctatttttttttcatatttattccGGTAAAATCTCCCTTGTTGTTCCGAAATTAAACAGCTCGAGCAAGTGCTTATAAATATGTTGCTAAATATAGTGTTCCAAACATATTGATGTTTTTGAAGATGCGGTGTTTTCTTCTCCAAGTGTTCGCGTGCTAAATATTTTCAAACGGAATTCACCATATGGTATTTTTCCTTACCCCCTGTCCTTTATTTTTCATTCAATTGCAACGAAACGAGGCTAAATTTTCATTGGCTGTTTAGTTTACCTAATGGGTTTTATGGCAGCGTGGCAACTTTTTAGCtaaagaatataataaaaattttctattgtttctaAGAGTAAAACCAGCAGTAGTaacacaaaatctttcaaataaCAGGTTGCTTTTAATGTGTTTCCATATGTGCAGCCAGAAACAAAGGGGTAACCTCCTAGCTATGACATTAGGTGTGTATTTAATGTAGCAAGAAAATTAAAGACTAAAACCTTTTACATATTCCTCCTGTCAAAGTTTATTTGTCCTTGCAGCAGCAGTGACAATGAGTGGTCCATTTATAGGCATGCATTATATTCACTTTTAAACCAGCAGCTTTGCATTTGTCAACGTCATTTGTGCTCTTCTAGAGTTACAATGTTTTGATTAATGGAAAGAGTAATTCTCATTGGATGATTTTGTAAATCTGTAAATCTAGCCTTAGATAAATCACAAGAAGGGTGGCTACAGAAATGCTACAGAATAGTTTGTCACCAATAGCATCAAAGATAGCCTAGTCAACATAAATTTTACTGGTTGAAAGGTTGTCACAAGGCTATCAAATAATTGCTCCAGTGAGAGTGCGCTCGCCTTCACTGTAGGCGGCCGTGGGTACACTTCCAGATAGAGTCATGTACTATAAAAGTGTGGATTTATTTTTCTGCTTAATATCTTGTAATATTAGTTGGTTGTCTTGTTGAGAGATTGCTGTGCTCTCACGGcgctttcgtagctcaaatggaagctcTGAATGCACAAGCCTAATCATCTTAGGTTCTTGAAACATGAATATGACAGTACTTTATTAGGAGAGATAAAATTAATAACTACATATTCAACTTTTGGTTACATTACGTGGGGAATACCAGAATCTGGTGtgcgttttttattttataagaaaaatataaacgaGAACTGATGTTTCCCATATTTACTaacattttattacttttttgtttCCGTTTCCTTCTTCCTTTCCTTTATTCGACATGTATTTCTACTAACTAGCATTCATAAATTTACAATAGTTCTAATGCTGAAATGCGTAAATAATAAATGTATGtctaaactaaataaaaaataccatcagaaataataaaaatgaacatggaaaaaaaatacaattaaactaactttggaagcATTTAAATATTAGACAAACGAAAGTCTTGAGCTGTGAAAACGTAAGACATTCAGGTAAATAAACAGATCTAATCGATCACATCAAAAGGAGTGAGCTGGCTGTATTCTTTCAAACACAACGCAAGACAGTGATAAAATCAAGCGCATTGCGTGCTGGGAATCATATATTGATAATATTATGTTTAGCGTGACAAAATATGTGAAAAGGgaaaatttttatacttttttacaaTACAGCCTTTCCTGATGAAACTTTCAGGTAATTGTGAGAGTTTTCTTAATATGGTTTTTAACAACTTGTCAGTTTCGAAAGAGCGACAATATTAcgcgtcaatttttttttaaattagattgTTACTGTCTTAATAGGGTaaaagtggaaaacaacttaatttcACAGTCTTAATGTCCTCACTTTCACCCCTCTTTTTTTTCGTCTCTGATGACAAGGGCTGACATATTAATATACCAAAttacttttttctgttttaatttattgtcaGGGAGATGTGAAAAGAAACCATAACTTCTCTTCTAAGttcgcaaaattaaaaagaTGTTTAAGTGACAAGAATTATTAATTAGCCTTATCTGATACAATTTATGTATTTcctgttattattattgtttttatttatattgtcACTTTTCCTTAAGTACTATTATCCCACCCTTTGTTTACTGACAAAACAAGGAGCTTTATTTTATCATGTGTAAATTTATGACATCATTGTCATAccgaaacaacaaaaaaagtattgtcAATTAATAAGTTGATGAAGATGACTATATTTATCATAaggattaatttttttcatctcAAATAGGTCtgattattattgtttttgtagAATAATGTTTTGATTGATAGTTTAAAATCAAGTTCAGTAAACTTTCAACTGAGAAGATTATAACGCCTACATCTCCTATGTGTCAAAATGAAGTCATAGAGAAATTAGGTAATGGAGTATTTTTGGTCAACATAAAGCATGACAGAGCTTCTTCATAACGCTCTTTcgctgtttgtttttttacttgtttttgtttgttaaaagcAGAAGACAAAATCACGTCATGCATCGCTTTATATTACACTCTAATTAATTAAGTCCACTGAGAGTGAGTCAATATTTCCGGTGGTTAGAACAGTAATATTATATAGATTTATAGTTGTTTATAAAATGTATGAATTACACTTGGGATACCTGTATTAACATTAAATGCTTTGAAGTCTACCGCctaaataaattgaaagaatgtcatctttagaaaagaaaagaagaaaattataaCAGCTGACCATTATTTCAAACCCCCTGATGCGGAATTTTCTGTCTACAGCATCGCACATGCCACGTGATATTGTACGCTGGGCCCAGCAAACTGATATAGGGTTATGGTGCTGTTATATGTGTCAAAATAAACCCCGCAAaccttaaacatattttttctgtttaaatttaacaaaagttaAGTACTAGTGTGCTCAAGAGGCTCTGTAGAAGATTATATTCGTGATGTTATGACCAATAAGAACGATGTTATAGATTGTTTTCTTCGTTTCACCTACCAAATATGTGGGGAAGAGAAGGAAGGGGGGACAATGGTTCCCCTTTCCTTGTACTTTCTATTCCTATTTTTTATTCGCGTTTTAATGTGACGTTTTAGGCCCTAGGTTTATGAACTCAATCGATGTGAAAGTGTTTCAGTTGTCACCAGAGTATGTGTTATAATTTAGAACAAAAagagaaaattattttctttgacaGTTAGATCAAGAAACAGTATTGTGAGTTGATTATGATGCTAAATTTCGTTGTCATTCTTACAAAATGTCCTtacgaattaaaaaaagtcGTTGACTGCACAACACCGACAATTTCTGTGAGTAGAAAACGGAAAATCGCGAAATGAAAACAAAGTAAATTACGTCTAAgattttctctttaataatatttaatttaacaATCTACAAATATAATCTTTTAAGAGCTCTCTCTTCTTCTCTATATAATGTACGTTAAGAATACAAGCAAAAAAACTactctttaaataaaaaagattttagcGACTCAAGTCcgtgaaatataaaaatttacagCAACTATAAAAACATGGTTATAATATATACTACCTCGTTCCCATGGTTCTTTGTTTATAATTTACTAAAGGCATCACAAAAAACCGTTGGGAAGAAGGGTTAATGAACGGCCAGCCGCGAATTTACCCCCAGGGGCAACCgcttaacaaattaaaaaaaaattggattttaTAAAAACCCGTATTTGTTGCGAGATTATCGCGAATAATTTTTGACGTCATTGTTTATGTTTTCTTGTAGGATTACGTAACGTAAACATGATGACTTGTAGCAGGATTACTTTAAGACATGGCATGATGTGTGAAGACACAGCGTGATGTGTGATTCGCTCACATAAGAAAAGTAACGATAAAAAGCTATACCACATTGTCTTCGTAATACGATATTAACTGCAAACTTGAGGTGATCTAAGGTGGTTTCAAATAATGATTTTACTGAGGCTCAGGCTTGACAGCCACTTCGCTGGCTTTAGATTGTTGAACGTCATTTAGGTTGATTTGTTTCGAGCATTTATGTTCTTTGAGTAACTCTTTCAATTCGCTTAGTTGTTTTCTAAGTCCTAAGATTTCTTTTTCCACTTTTTCATTGTCTTCTTCGATCTGAGAAGTTTcctgataaataaaataaaaaataaacaattattacaatgtctagtttaaaattgataaaacacGGTTGACACATAAACACGCCCTTTTGCGTCACAAACAGATTTTAGAATTATGTTCTATCCAGTGGATAGTGAAAAAACTCAAGCGCGGGAAAAAACAACCAATGAAAAGCGAGATTAAATTATAACGCTctctaaaaaattataatccTAGTTTTAGTAAAAAATCATCTTACAAGTGGgcgaaaaaatggaaaaatatttatttttgaaacgaaCATGGGTATTTTATATGAATCATACAACATGCGTTTGTCTTTCCAAAACATGAAACATTCAAAACATTGTCTGTATTAATgtacttttttacttttgtttttttatatattttacaaaactATGTAGTTTTagtttgtaaaattttgttagATCATAATACTAAAAAGCAGCTTCGTTTTACATGACACGGTATAAAGTTTATCATATCAGTTTTTATGCATGTAAATAAACACACACAAATTCATTTCGTAACTACTTGACGATAATAGTGAGATCAACCAGGGGGTTGCGTAACATAGTTACATAGGATGAAATTTACCTGTTCTAATGCATCGATTCGTTCTCGTCTTCTTGTTCGGCAACGAAGTGCGGCTTGTTTGTTTCGTTCTCGGCGTAACCGACGTTTCTCGTATTCTTCATTTGTAAGCtacgaaaaaaaaatggaaagattAAATTTTGGTTCATTTCCAAATTGTGTGATTGATTAACTATATTAGACCTTATTATAGCATGTTTATGTCAATAAACGGATGATAAATGAACGTCAAACTTCCATGTTTCGGATGTCATTTACATATCCGTTAAcatgaaaacaacaaaaacccgaaattaacaaattaaaaatcgGGTACACGCTGTTGTCGTATTCAAAATATTTAgggataaatttatttttattaaaaattgatgACGAGGAAAAAGTGCCAGGTGATTTTAATAGAAAGTCGGTAAACATGAGAGGCTTTAATTGATTCGGCTTTTTATGACGTCAGAAGAAGATTAAAAGcgattgaaaaatattttttttcttttaaatgaaaaacaacaCGGCTGGCCTATTTCTTACAGATAAAAATAACTCTTGATACAAGGGCTATCAGGCAGGATGAAACATGATCTGACACAAAGACCATAAAAATGGGTAGCAATCGATCTGTGACGTCATagtaatttatttcattattttcaaAAGAGAACATTGAAAACGCCTGTCATTATATCAAATCGCCTTTAGggaaaaatatggaaaaaaatcCTTTTCATATAGTATTTGATAAAATTAGACAAAGCCGAAGTTATCTGTTTTCAAAGTTAAACGACAATTCAGAAAGTTAACTGGTATCTAAACTACtactattaaatatttaaataaaacgtaaaaaaaacttgccgaatgtgataaaaaatgaagtctaaaaaaagagaaagtaTATTCACCTCTTCATCacgttttcttcttttgtttcCAGTATAGTCGTTATAAAAATATCCATAATCTTGTGTTTGAGGGAGAGCATGACGAAAATTTTGCCTCATGCCATATCTCATGAAGTCTTCTGGTGGTATTGCTTGCTGCGGAGAGTTGATAGGTGATGCGGAGTACGTTGAACTTCCTGGTGAATGCGCGAAAGTATTTGAAGGCGATGCTTGCATGATTGATTGGGCGGCGGGTGAGTACGGGTTGTAGGCCTGACATAAGACAGGCATGTTCATTGATGGCGACGCTAACATAGATGCTTGAGTCGTTGGCtgaaacaaaaacaagtttGTGTTTACTCGATGCGATGTCGTTTTAAAGTGAGTAACCTGTTCTGAGAAAACATACCGATGTGATATTTTTGCATGCATCagcaagttttttgtttttccactATTTATCTAACCGCCGTAATAAATAATtcatcgtttctttgttaaacaaAGTTTCGCTACGTCAATTGAAAAATTGATTATAacgaaatgaaaaacaaaaacattcccACAGAAAGAAAACGTAACGAAGAACAACAAAAGAAGAATCT
This is a stretch of genomic DNA from Hydractinia symbiolongicarpus strain clone_291-10 chromosome 9, HSymV2.1, whole genome shotgun sequence. It encodes these proteins:
- the LOC130657955 gene encoding protein FosB-like isoform X1, whose product is MTYSNQEVPSWNIYDSEMYLTTFPELLTEEDKYFFDQDEIKPEDTYSPVYQPTTQASMLASPSMNMPVLCQAYNPYSPAAQSIMQASPSNTFAHSPGSSTYSASPINSPQQAIPPEDFMRYGMRQNFRHALPQTQDYGYFYNDYTGNKRRKRDEELTNEEYEKRRLRRERNKQAALRCRTRRRERIDALEQETSQIEEDNEKVEKEILGLRKQLSELKELLKEHKCSKQINLNDVQQSKASEVAVKPEPQ
- the LOC130657955 gene encoding protein FosB-like isoform X2 — encoded protein: MGLGTFLENMDQRSFYDRRRCYLDFSSVKNSSSNRLSHWGLASTPTSPDEPTTQASMLASPSMNMPVLCQAYNPYSPAAQSIMQASPSNTFAHSPGSSTYSASPINSPQQAIPPEDFMRYGMRQNFRHALPQTQDYGYFYNDYTGNKRRKRDEELTNEEYEKRRLRRERNKQAALRCRTRRRERIDALEQETSQIEEDNEKVEKEILGLRKQLSELKELLKEHKCSKQINLNDVQQSKASEVAVKPEPQ